A window of the Zeugodacus cucurbitae isolate PBARC_wt_2022May chromosome 2, idZeuCucr1.2, whole genome shotgun sequence genome harbors these coding sequences:
- the Tm1_1 gene encoding uncharacterized protein Tm1_1 isoform X10 gives MVQGTLCGHKIHTNAWQTVSYSKKPQTKNQLKAKGGGGGNTDTQNTTNTQIKNTLNKNSVAKTKSQTTTLLLKAAANSKKISRTKTSTNQKLNIAQPTAATVKQKTAPTVDIRKTAIAAVGSVPTQQQQQYTLRNRQQQQNVQRQQSPLLYVRRRRANNEIRQLKRAHRHLLTSGGCDWQHRQATNSSAAGVATLRKQDVKCPTKANNNNGSQTNSCRCSATKKKQQKCHPPQQQKQHKRKLQNLVKNAHSGGGAGSNSSGKSKQEKGKQQIGIERVGTKNSRESYAESVISSRWDSIEEQLNYLDKLLYFCEDEEDACCAWNCNINKAYDCCSVRARSEEIYYEGDVDDDYESDCSADWSESEMSTSDKSVDDADMQSTTSGAGSASTNTSPAVPTSHRRRGHQHHPRFTGTRRPNIPNVQEILAALYRGDSQSVLTNLRQAAQAVQDDSTMSISGGGGSDVETVSSTMGDSQYTDEQDEDLDLQLTKSSMLNLPLTDSVTTSMGSNSPTPTDESSMVDEGVVSAPTPTSTTTTESATPKSQKSKSKRDKSEKLDRSEKKKKAKKDKSKRASVCSDADGNVISTGEVNTAADEGIAIDDEDVQSAEWAKLRCTSESAEIVAEREARRNKGRCADYPGLAFGRSIFSSDTMMKFNIIRNELHNIMKTQLKRAESEVAALNRRIQLLEEDLERSEERLGSATAKLSEASQAADESERARKILENRSLADEERMDALENQLKEARFLAEEADKKYDEVARKLAMVEADLERAEERAEQGENKIVELEEELRVVGNNLKSLEVSEEKANQREEEYKNQIKTLNTRLKEAEARAEFAERSVQKLQKEVDRLEDDLVNERNKNKLLQEEMEATLHDIQNM, from the exons ATGGTTCAAGGAACACTGTGCGgacataaaatacatacaaacgcatGGCAAACAGTGAGTTATAGTAAAAAACCGCAAACGAAAAATCAACTTAAAGCAAAAGGTGGAGGTGGTGGAAATACCGAtacacaaaatacaacaaatacacaaattaaaaatacattgaataaaaattctgtagcaaaaacaaaatcgcAAACTACAACATTGCTGTTGAAAGCGGCAGCCAAcagtaaaaaaatctcaagGACGAAGACGTCAACAAATCAAAAGCTGAATATAGCACAACCTACTGCGGCCACAGTGAAGCAGAAAACAGCACCCACTGTTGACATAAGAAAAACAGCAATAGCTGCAGTTGGCAGCGTACCAactcagcagcagcaacaatatacACTGCGTAATCGACAGCAACAGCAGAACGTACAGCGGCAACAGTCGCCCTTATTGTATGTTCGTCGTCGGCGCGCAAATAACGAAATCAGACAACTTAAACGTGCTCACCGACACCTATTGACTAGTGGTGGTTGTGACTGGCAGCACCGCCAAGCGACCAATAGCAGTGCTGCTGGTGTGGCAACCTTACGCAAGCAAGACGTCAAGTGTCCAACGAaggccaataacaacaacggtaGTCAAACGAACAGCTGTCGCTGTTCAGCGACAAAGAAGAAACAGCAAAAGTGTCatccaccacaacaacaaaaacaacataagagaaaattgcaaaatttagtgaaaaatgCCCACAGTGGCGGAGGAGCAGGTAGTAATAGTAGTGGTAAATCAAAACAGGAGAAAGGTAAACAACAAATTGGCATTGAACGTGTTGGAACGAAGAATTCAAGAGAATCGTATGCTGAATCTGTTATCTCATCACGTTGGGATTCGATTGaagaacaattaaattatttggataaattactttatTTCTGTGAAGACGAAGAAGATGCCTGTTGTGCATGGAATTGTAATATAAACAAAGCTTACGACTGCTGTAGTGTAAGAGCTAGATCAGAAGAGATTTATTACGAAGGTGACGTCGACGACGATTACGAGAGTGATTGTAGTGCTGATTGGAGCGAATCAGAGATGTCAACTTCAGACAAGAGTGTGGACGATGCAGATATGCAGTCCACTACAAGTGGTGCAGGATCTGCATCCACTAATACATCACCAGCCGTTCCTACCTCACATAGGCGACGCGGCCATCAGCATCACCCACGTTTTACGGGTACACGCCGTCCAAATATTCCAAATGTTCAAGAAATACTAGCTGCATTATATCGAGGTGATTCACAAAGTGTACTCACCAACTTACGTCAAGCAGCTCAAGCAGTACAAGATGACAGCACCATGTCCATTAGTGGTGGTGGAGGAAGCGATGTAGAAACAGTATCTTCGACAATGGGAGATTCACAATATACCGATGAGCAAGATGAAGACTTGGATTTGCAGCTCACAAAATCGTCAATGCTAAACTTGCCCCTTACCGATTCGGTAACTACGTCGATGGGTAGCAACAGTCCAACTCCCACGGATGAAAGCAGTATGGTTGATGAAGGCGTGGTAAGCGCACCAACGCCCACCAGTACTACTACAACCGAGAGTGCAACtccaaaatcacaaaaaagtaAATCTAAACGTGATAAAAGTGAAAAACTGGATCGttcagaaaaaaagaaaaaggcaAAGAAGGATAAGAGTAAACGTGCATCAGTTTGTTCAGATGCAGATGGTAATGTAATAAGTACAGGCGAAGTGAATACAGCAGCAGATGAAGGTATCGCCATTGATGATGAGGATGTGCAATCAGCTGAGTGGGCGAAGTTACGTTGTACCAGCGAGTCCGCAGAAATTGTTGCAGAGCGTGAGGCTCGTCGTAATAAAGGTCGCTGCGCCGACTATCCTGGACTCGCATTTGGCCGTTCCATATTCAGCTCGGATACTATGATGAAGTTCAATATCATACGTAACGAATTGCATAACATCATGAAAACGCAGCTTAAACGG GCCGAATCAGAAGTAGCTGCATTGAACCGTCGCATTCAATTGCTCGAAGAAGACTTGGAACGTTCAGAAGAGCGTTTGGGATCAGCCACAGCCAAGCTTTCGGAAGCTTCTCAAGCTGCCGATGAGAGCGAACG CGCTCGCAAGATTCTTGAGAACCGCTCCCTTGCCGATGAAGAACGCATGGACGCCCTTGAGAATCAATTAAAGGAAGCTCGTTTCCTTGCTGAGGAGGCTGACAAGAAATACGATGAG GTTGCCCGTAAATTGGCCATGGTTGAAGCTGATTTGGAACGTGCTGAGGAACGTGCCGAGCAAGGAGAGAA cAAAATTGTGGAGCTCGAGGAAGAACTCCGCGTTGTTGGTAACAACTTGAAATCCCTTGAAGTATCAGAGGAAAAG GCCAACCAACGTGAGGAAGAGTACAAGAACCAAATCAAGACCTTGAACACCCGTCTAAAGGAG GCTGAAGCCCGTGCTGAATTCGCCGAACGTTCCGTTcaaaaattgcagaaggaagtcGACAGGCTCGAAG atgaTCTGGTGAACGAACGCAATAAGAACAAACTGCTGCAGGAAGAAATGGAAGCCACTCTGCATGATAttcaaaatatgtga
- the Tm1_1 gene encoding uncharacterized protein Tm1_1 isoform X2, which translates to MVQGTLCGHKIHTNAWQTVSYSKKPQTKNQLKAKGGGGGNTDTQNTTNTQIKNTLNKNSVAKTKSQTTTLLLKAAANSKKISRTKTSTNQKLNIAQPTAATVKQKTAPTVDIRKTAIAAVGSVPTQQQQQYTLRNRQQQQNVQRQQSPLLYVRRRRANNEIRQLKRAHRHLLTSGGCDWQHRQATNSSAAGVATLRKQDVKCPTKANNNNGSQTNSCRCSATKKKQQKCHPPQQQKQHKRKLQNLVKNAHSGGGAGSNSSGKSKQEKGKQQIGIERVGTKNSRESYAESVISSRWDSIEEQLNYLDKLLYFCEDEEDACCAWNCNINKAYDCCSVRARSEEIYYEGDVDDDYESDCSADWSESEMSTSDKSVDDADMQSTTSGAGSASTNTSPAVPTSHRRRGHQHHPRFTGTRRPNIPNVQEILAALYRGDSQSVLTNLRQAAQAVQDDSTMSISGGGGSDVETVSSTMGDSQYTDEQDEDLDLQLTKSSMLNLPLTDSVTTSMGSNSPTPTDESSMVDEGVVSAPTPTSTTTTESATPKSQKSKSKRDKSEKLDRSEKKKKAKKDKSKRASVCSDADGNVISTGEVNTAADEGIAIDDEDVQSAEWAKLRCTSESAEIVAEREARRNKGRCADYPGLAFGRSIFSSDTMMKFNIIRNELHNIMKTQLKRAESEVAALNRRIQLLEEDLERSEERLGSATAKLSEASQAADESERIRKALENRTNLEDDRVAILETQLVQAKLIAEEADKKYEEVARKLVLMEQDLERSEEKVELSESKIVELEEELRVVGNNLKSLEVSEEKANQREEEYKNQIKTLNTRLKEAEARAEFAERSVQKLQKEVDRLEDDIIVEKERYCLIGDSLDLAFMDLIPGLEPFWTPRNPKPPTPKVPTPTPEEIAAAEAAKAEAEAAAAAAAEAEAAAAEAGAGANAPEGEEGAARRVSKVPSTEGVPAEAEPVKEPTPPPPPPPPFEYSIDLPPEGAEVPFVKNYEPPPPGAEPTEGESAPPAESAAPAEGAPAAPEGGAPAAESAPAAPAEGAPPPAEGAPAEAVVAPPADAAAPAPAAEAAAAPAAEGAPPAEAAPAAEAAPAAEAAPAPATDAAPAAQAAPEPAATA; encoded by the exons ATGGTTCAAGGAACACTGTGCGgacataaaatacatacaaacgcatGGCAAACAGTGAGTTATAGTAAAAAACCGCAAACGAAAAATCAACTTAAAGCAAAAGGTGGAGGTGGTGGAAATACCGAtacacaaaatacaacaaatacacaaattaaaaatacattgaataaaaattctgtagcaaaaacaaaatcgcAAACTACAACATTGCTGTTGAAAGCGGCAGCCAAcagtaaaaaaatctcaagGACGAAGACGTCAACAAATCAAAAGCTGAATATAGCACAACCTACTGCGGCCACAGTGAAGCAGAAAACAGCACCCACTGTTGACATAAGAAAAACAGCAATAGCTGCAGTTGGCAGCGTACCAactcagcagcagcaacaatatacACTGCGTAATCGACAGCAACAGCAGAACGTACAGCGGCAACAGTCGCCCTTATTGTATGTTCGTCGTCGGCGCGCAAATAACGAAATCAGACAACTTAAACGTGCTCACCGACACCTATTGACTAGTGGTGGTTGTGACTGGCAGCACCGCCAAGCGACCAATAGCAGTGCTGCTGGTGTGGCAACCTTACGCAAGCAAGACGTCAAGTGTCCAACGAaggccaataacaacaacggtaGTCAAACGAACAGCTGTCGCTGTTCAGCGACAAAGAAGAAACAGCAAAAGTGTCatccaccacaacaacaaaaacaacataagagaaaattgcaaaatttagtgaaaaatgCCCACAGTGGCGGAGGAGCAGGTAGTAATAGTAGTGGTAAATCAAAACAGGAGAAAGGTAAACAACAAATTGGCATTGAACGTGTTGGAACGAAGAATTCAAGAGAATCGTATGCTGAATCTGTTATCTCATCACGTTGGGATTCGATTGaagaacaattaaattatttggataaattactttatTTCTGTGAAGACGAAGAAGATGCCTGTTGTGCATGGAATTGTAATATAAACAAAGCTTACGACTGCTGTAGTGTAAGAGCTAGATCAGAAGAGATTTATTACGAAGGTGACGTCGACGACGATTACGAGAGTGATTGTAGTGCTGATTGGAGCGAATCAGAGATGTCAACTTCAGACAAGAGTGTGGACGATGCAGATATGCAGTCCACTACAAGTGGTGCAGGATCTGCATCCACTAATACATCACCAGCCGTTCCTACCTCACATAGGCGACGCGGCCATCAGCATCACCCACGTTTTACGGGTACACGCCGTCCAAATATTCCAAATGTTCAAGAAATACTAGCTGCATTATATCGAGGTGATTCACAAAGTGTACTCACCAACTTACGTCAAGCAGCTCAAGCAGTACAAGATGACAGCACCATGTCCATTAGTGGTGGTGGAGGAAGCGATGTAGAAACAGTATCTTCGACAATGGGAGATTCACAATATACCGATGAGCAAGATGAAGACTTGGATTTGCAGCTCACAAAATCGTCAATGCTAAACTTGCCCCTTACCGATTCGGTAACTACGTCGATGGGTAGCAACAGTCCAACTCCCACGGATGAAAGCAGTATGGTTGATGAAGGCGTGGTAAGCGCACCAACGCCCACCAGTACTACTACAACCGAGAGTGCAACtccaaaatcacaaaaaagtaAATCTAAACGTGATAAAAGTGAAAAACTGGATCGttcagaaaaaaagaaaaaggcaAAGAAGGATAAGAGTAAACGTGCATCAGTTTGTTCAGATGCAGATGGTAATGTAATAAGTACAGGCGAAGTGAATACAGCAGCAGATGAAGGTATCGCCATTGATGATGAGGATGTGCAATCAGCTGAGTGGGCGAAGTTACGTTGTACCAGCGAGTCCGCAGAAATTGTTGCAGAGCGTGAGGCTCGTCGTAATAAAGGTCGCTGCGCCGACTATCCTGGACTCGCATTTGGCCGTTCCATATTCAGCTCGGATACTATGATGAAGTTCAATATCATACGTAACGAATTGCATAACATCATGAAAACGCAGCTTAAACGG GCCGAATCAGAAGTAGCTGCATTGAACCGTCGCATTCAATTGCTCGAAGAAGACTTGGAACGTTCAGAAGAGCGTTTGGGATCAGCCACAGCCAAGCTTTCGGAAGCTTCTCAAGCTGCCGATGAGAGCGAACG GATACGAAAAGCTCTTGAAAATCGTACAAATTTGGAAGACGACAGAGTAGCTATTTTGGAAACTCAATTAGTCCAGGCAAAATTAATCGCCGAAGAGGCCGATAAAAAATACGAAGAG GTTGCCAGAAAGTTAGTCCTCATGGAACAGGATTTGGAACGTTCCGAGGAAAAAGTTGAACTTAGCGAAAG cAAAATTGTGGAGCTCGAGGAAGAACTCCGCGTTGTTGGTAACAACTTGAAATCCCTTGAAGTATCAGAGGAAAAG GCCAACCAACGTGAGGAAGAGTACAAGAACCAAATCAAGACCTTGAACACCCGTCTAAAGGAG GCTGAAGCCCGTGCTGAATTCGCCGAACGTTCCGTTcaaaaattgcagaaggaagtcGACAGGCTCGAAG ATGATATAATTGTTGAAAAGGAGCGTTATTGTCTCATCGGCGACAGCCTTGACTTGGCCTTTATGGATCTGATACCGGGACTTGAACCATTCTGGACACCACGTAATCCCAAACCGCCAACACCTAAAGTGCCAACGCCGACTCCTGAGGAAATTGCTGCGGCGGAGGCTGCTAAAGCTGAGGCAGAAGCCGCTGCGGCTGCGGCtgcagaagcagaagcagcgGCAGCTGAAGCTGGAGCTGGAGCCAACGCACCCGAAGGTGAAGAGGGTGCAGCGAGAAGAGTTTCTAAGGTGCCTTCCACGGAAGGTGTACCAGCTGAGGCTGAACCGGTTAAAGAACCtacaccaccaccgccaccaccaccaccgttTGAGTACTCCATCGATTTGCCACCAGAAGGTGCTGAAGTGCCATTCGTTAAGAATTATGAACCACCACCACCTGGCGCAGAACCAACAGAGGGCGAATCAGCTCCTCCCGCCGAGAGTGCCGCACCAGCGGAAGGTGCTCCAGCAGCACCAGAAGGTGGTGCCCCCGCTGCGGAGAGTGCGCCAGCTGCACCTGCAGAAGGAGCTCCTCCACCAGCTGAAGGTGCACCAGCAGAAGCGGTTGTCGCACCACCAGCAGATGCTGCCGCTCCTGCACCGGCTGCCGAAGCCGCTGCGGCGCCAGCTGCTGAGGGTGCGCCACCCGCGGAAGCTGCACCCGCTGCGGAGGCGGCACCCGCTGCAGAAGCTGCACCGGCGCCAGCAACGGATGCTGCACCAGCTGCTCAAGCGGCACCAGAACCAGCAGCCACCGCCTAA
- the Tm1_1 gene encoding uncharacterized protein Tm1_1 isoform X12, whose translation MVQGTLCGHKIHTNAWQTVSYSKKPQTKNQLKAKGGGGGNTDTQNTTNTQIKNTLNKNSVAKTKSQTTTLLLKAAANSKKISRTKTSTNQKLNIAQPTAATVKQKTAPTVDIRKTAIAAVGSVPTQQQQQYTLRNRQQQQNVQRQQSPLLYVRRRRANNEIRQLKRAHRHLLTSGGCDWQHRQATNSSAAGVATLRKQDVKCPTKANNNNGSQTNSCRCSATKKKQQKCHPPQQQKQHKRKLQNLVKNAHSGGGAGSNSSGKSKQEKGKQQIGIERVGTKNSRESYAESVISSRWDSIEEQLNYLDKLLYFCEDEEDACCAWNCNINKAYDCCSVRARSEEIYYEGDVDDDYESDCSADWSESEMSTSDKSVDDADMQSTTSGAGSASTNTSPAVPTSHRRRGHQHHPRFTGTRRPNIPNVQEILAALYRGDSQSVLTNLRQAAQAVQDDSTMSISGGGGSDVETVSSTMGDSQYTDEQDEDLDLQLTKSSMLNLPLTDSVTTSMGSNSPTPTDESSMVDEGVVSAPTPTSTTTTESATPKSQKSKSKRDKSEKLDRSEKKKKAKKDKSKRASVCSDADGNVISTGEVNTAADEGIAIDDEDVQSAEWAKLRCTSESAEIVAEREARRNKGRCADYPGLAFGRSIFSSDTMMKFNIIRNELHNIMKTQLKRFQVLLVCRLCAW comes from the exons ATGGTTCAAGGAACACTGTGCGgacataaaatacatacaaacgcatGGCAAACAGTGAGTTATAGTAAAAAACCGCAAACGAAAAATCAACTTAAAGCAAAAGGTGGAGGTGGTGGAAATACCGAtacacaaaatacaacaaatacacaaattaaaaatacattgaataaaaattctgtagcaaaaacaaaatcgcAAACTACAACATTGCTGTTGAAAGCGGCAGCCAAcagtaaaaaaatctcaagGACGAAGACGTCAACAAATCAAAAGCTGAATATAGCACAACCTACTGCGGCCACAGTGAAGCAGAAAACAGCACCCACTGTTGACATAAGAAAAACAGCAATAGCTGCAGTTGGCAGCGTACCAactcagcagcagcaacaatatacACTGCGTAATCGACAGCAACAGCAGAACGTACAGCGGCAACAGTCGCCCTTATTGTATGTTCGTCGTCGGCGCGCAAATAACGAAATCAGACAACTTAAACGTGCTCACCGACACCTATTGACTAGTGGTGGTTGTGACTGGCAGCACCGCCAAGCGACCAATAGCAGTGCTGCTGGTGTGGCAACCTTACGCAAGCAAGACGTCAAGTGTCCAACGAaggccaataacaacaacggtaGTCAAACGAACAGCTGTCGCTGTTCAGCGACAAAGAAGAAACAGCAAAAGTGTCatccaccacaacaacaaaaacaacataagagaaaattgcaaaatttagtgaaaaatgCCCACAGTGGCGGAGGAGCAGGTAGTAATAGTAGTGGTAAATCAAAACAGGAGAAAGGTAAACAACAAATTGGCATTGAACGTGTTGGAACGAAGAATTCAAGAGAATCGTATGCTGAATCTGTTATCTCATCACGTTGGGATTCGATTGaagaacaattaaattatttggataaattactttatTTCTGTGAAGACGAAGAAGATGCCTGTTGTGCATGGAATTGTAATATAAACAAAGCTTACGACTGCTGTAGTGTAAGAGCTAGATCAGAAGAGATTTATTACGAAGGTGACGTCGACGACGATTACGAGAGTGATTGTAGTGCTGATTGGAGCGAATCAGAGATGTCAACTTCAGACAAGAGTGTGGACGATGCAGATATGCAGTCCACTACAAGTGGTGCAGGATCTGCATCCACTAATACATCACCAGCCGTTCCTACCTCACATAGGCGACGCGGCCATCAGCATCACCCACGTTTTACGGGTACACGCCGTCCAAATATTCCAAATGTTCAAGAAATACTAGCTGCATTATATCGAGGTGATTCACAAAGTGTACTCACCAACTTACGTCAAGCAGCTCAAGCAGTACAAGATGACAGCACCATGTCCATTAGTGGTGGTGGAGGAAGCGATGTAGAAACAGTATCTTCGACAATGGGAGATTCACAATATACCGATGAGCAAGATGAAGACTTGGATTTGCAGCTCACAAAATCGTCAATGCTAAACTTGCCCCTTACCGATTCGGTAACTACGTCGATGGGTAGCAACAGTCCAACTCCCACGGATGAAAGCAGTATGGTTGATGAAGGCGTGGTAAGCGCACCAACGCCCACCAGTACTACTACAACCGAGAGTGCAACtccaaaatcacaaaaaagtaAATCTAAACGTGATAAAAGTGAAAAACTGGATCGttcagaaaaaaagaaaaaggcaAAGAAGGATAAGAGTAAACGTGCATCAGTTTGTTCAGATGCAGATGGTAATGTAATAAGTACAGGCGAAGTGAATACAGCAGCAGATGAAGGTATCGCCATTGATGATGAGGATGTGCAATCAGCTGAGTGGGCGAAGTTACGTTGTACCAGCGAGTCCGCAGAAATTGTTGCAGAGCGTGAGGCTCGTCGTAATAAAGGTCGCTGCGCCGACTATCCTGGACTCGCATTTGGCCGTTCCATATTCAGCTCGGATACTATGATGAAGTTCAATATCATACGTAACGAATTGCATAACATCATGAAAACGCAGCTTAAACGG TTTCAAGTATTACTTGTGTGCCGTTTGTGTGCGTGGTAA
- the Tm1_1 gene encoding tropomyosin-1, isoforms 33/34 isoform X18: MTTSIPQGTLLDVLKKKMRQTKEEMEKYKDECEEYHKRLQLEVVRREEAESEVAALNRRIQLLEEDLERSEERLGSATAKLSEASQAADESERIRKALENRTNLEDDRVAILETQLVQAKLIAEEADKKYEEVARKLVLMEQDLERSEEKVELSESKIVELEEELRVVGNNLKSLEVSEEKANQREEEYKNQIKTLNTRLKEAEARAEFAERSVQKLQKEVDRLEDDIIVEKERYCLIGDSLDLAFMDLIPGLEPFWTPRNPKPPTPKVPTPTPEEIAAAEAAKAEAEAAAAAAAEAEAAAAEAGAGANAPEGEEGAARRVSKVPSTEGVPAEAEPVKEPTPPPPPPPPFEYSIDLPPEGAEVPFVKNYEPPPPGAEPTEGESAPPAESAAPAEGAPAAPEGGAPAAESAPAAPAEGAPPPAEGAPAEAVVAPPADAAAPAPAAEAAAAPAAEGAPPAEAAPAAEAAPAAEAAPAPATDAAPAAQAAPEPAATA, translated from the exons ATGACGACCAGCATTCCACAAGGCACTCTTTTGGATGTGCTAAAGAAGAAAATGCGCCAGACCAAAGAAGAAATGGAGAAATATAAAGATGAATGTGAGGAATATCACAAGCGTTTGCAACTTGAGGTCGTTCGACGTGAAGAA GCCGAATCAGAAGTAGCTGCATTGAACCGTCGCATTCAATTGCTCGAAGAAGACTTGGAACGTTCAGAAGAGCGTTTGGGATCAGCCACAGCCAAGCTTTCGGAAGCTTCTCAAGCTGCCGATGAGAGCGAACG GATACGAAAAGCTCTTGAAAATCGTACAAATTTGGAAGACGACAGAGTAGCTATTTTGGAAACTCAATTAGTCCAGGCAAAATTAATCGCCGAAGAGGCCGATAAAAAATACGAAGAG GTTGCCAGAAAGTTAGTCCTCATGGAACAGGATTTGGAACGTTCCGAGGAAAAAGTTGAACTTAGCGAAAG cAAAATTGTGGAGCTCGAGGAAGAACTCCGCGTTGTTGGTAACAACTTGAAATCCCTTGAAGTATCAGAGGAAAAG GCCAACCAACGTGAGGAAGAGTACAAGAACCAAATCAAGACCTTGAACACCCGTCTAAAGGAG GCTGAAGCCCGTGCTGAATTCGCCGAACGTTCCGTTcaaaaattgcagaaggaagtcGACAGGCTCGAAG ATGATATAATTGTTGAAAAGGAGCGTTATTGTCTCATCGGCGACAGCCTTGACTTGGCCTTTATGGATCTGATACCGGGACTTGAACCATTCTGGACACCACGTAATCCCAAACCGCCAACACCTAAAGTGCCAACGCCGACTCCTGAGGAAATTGCTGCGGCGGAGGCTGCTAAAGCTGAGGCAGAAGCCGCTGCGGCTGCGGCtgcagaagcagaagcagcgGCAGCTGAAGCTGGAGCTGGAGCCAACGCACCCGAAGGTGAAGAGGGTGCAGCGAGAAGAGTTTCTAAGGTGCCTTCCACGGAAGGTGTACCAGCTGAGGCTGAACCGGTTAAAGAACCtacaccaccaccgccaccaccaccaccgttTGAGTACTCCATCGATTTGCCACCAGAAGGTGCTGAAGTGCCATTCGTTAAGAATTATGAACCACCACCACCTGGCGCAGAACCAACAGAGGGCGAATCAGCTCCTCCCGCCGAGAGTGCCGCACCAGCGGAAGGTGCTCCAGCAGCACCAGAAGGTGGTGCCCCCGCTGCGGAGAGTGCGCCAGCTGCACCTGCAGAAGGAGCTCCTCCACCAGCTGAAGGTGCACCAGCAGAAGCGGTTGTCGCACCACCAGCAGATGCTGCCGCTCCTGCACCGGCTGCCGAAGCCGCTGCGGCGCCAGCTGCTGAGGGTGCGCCACCCGCGGAAGCTGCACCCGCTGCGGAGGCGGCACCCGCTGCAGAAGCTGCACCGGCGCCAGCAACGGATGCTGCACCAGCTGCTCAAGCGGCACCAGAACCAGCAGCCACCGCCTAA
- the Tm1_1 gene encoding tropomyosin-1, isoforms 9A/A/B isoform X17, whose product MTTSIPQGTLLDVLKKKMRQTKEEMEKYKDECEEYHKRLQLEVVRREEAESEVAALNRRIQLLEEDLERSEERLGSATAKLSEASQAADESERARKILENRSLADEERMDALENQLKEARFLAEEADKKYDEVARKLAMVEADLERAEERAEQGENKIVELEEELRVVGNNLKSLEVSEEKANQREEEYKNQIKTLNTRLKEAEARAEFAERSVQKLQKEVDRLEDDIIVEKERYCLIGDSLDLAFMDLIPGLEPFWTPRNPKPPTPKVPTPTPEEIAAAEAAKAEAEAAAAAAAEAEAAAAEAGAGANAPEGEEGAARRVSKVPSTEGVPAEAEPVKEPTPPPPPPPPFEYSIDLPPEGAEVPFVKNYEPPPPGAEPTEGESAPPAESAAPAEGAPAAPEGGAPAAESAPAAPAEGAPPPAEGAPAEAVVAPPADAAAPAPAAEAAAAPAAEGAPPAEAAPAAEAAPAAEAAPAPATDAAPAAQAAPEPAATA is encoded by the exons ATGACGACCAGCATTCCACAAGGCACTCTTTTGGATGTGCTAAAGAAGAAAATGCGCCAGACCAAAGAAGAAATGGAGAAATATAAAGATGAATGTGAGGAATATCACAAGCGTTTGCAACTTGAGGTCGTTCGACGTGAAGAA GCCGAATCAGAAGTAGCTGCATTGAACCGTCGCATTCAATTGCTCGAAGAAGACTTGGAACGTTCAGAAGAGCGTTTGGGATCAGCCACAGCCAAGCTTTCGGAAGCTTCTCAAGCTGCCGATGAGAGCGAACG CGCTCGCAAGATTCTTGAGAACCGCTCCCTTGCCGATGAAGAACGCATGGACGCCCTTGAGAATCAATTAAAGGAAGCTCGTTTCCTTGCTGAGGAGGCTGACAAGAAATACGATGAG GTTGCCCGTAAATTGGCCATGGTTGAAGCTGATTTGGAACGTGCTGAGGAACGTGCCGAGCAAGGAGAGAA cAAAATTGTGGAGCTCGAGGAAGAACTCCGCGTTGTTGGTAACAACTTGAAATCCCTTGAAGTATCAGAGGAAAAG GCCAACCAACGTGAGGAAGAGTACAAGAACCAAATCAAGACCTTGAACACCCGTCTAAAGGAG GCTGAAGCCCGTGCTGAATTCGCCGAACGTTCCGTTcaaaaattgcagaaggaagtcGACAGGCTCGAAG ATGATATAATTGTTGAAAAGGAGCGTTATTGTCTCATCGGCGACAGCCTTGACTTGGCCTTTATGGATCTGATACCGGGACTTGAACCATTCTGGACACCACGTAATCCCAAACCGCCAACACCTAAAGTGCCAACGCCGACTCCTGAGGAAATTGCTGCGGCGGAGGCTGCTAAAGCTGAGGCAGAAGCCGCTGCGGCTGCGGCtgcagaagcagaagcagcgGCAGCTGAAGCTGGAGCTGGAGCCAACGCACCCGAAGGTGAAGAGGGTGCAGCGAGAAGAGTTTCTAAGGTGCCTTCCACGGAAGGTGTACCAGCTGAGGCTGAACCGGTTAAAGAACCtacaccaccaccgccaccaccaccaccgttTGAGTACTCCATCGATTTGCCACCAGAAGGTGCTGAAGTGCCATTCGTTAAGAATTATGAACCACCACCACCTGGCGCAGAACCAACAGAGGGCGAATCAGCTCCTCCCGCCGAGAGTGCCGCACCAGCGGAAGGTGCTCCAGCAGCACCAGAAGGTGGTGCCCCCGCTGCGGAGAGTGCGCCAGCTGCACCTGCAGAAGGAGCTCCTCCACCAGCTGAAGGTGCACCAGCAGAAGCGGTTGTCGCACCACCAGCAGATGCTGCCGCTCCTGCACCGGCTGCCGAAGCCGCTGCGGCGCCAGCTGCTGAGGGTGCGCCACCCGCGGAAGCTGCACCCGCTGCGGAGGCGGCACCCGCTGCAGAAGCTGCACCGGCGCCAGCAACGGATGCTGCACCAGCTGCTCAAGCGGCACCAGAACCAGCAGCCACCGCCTAA